One genomic region from uncultured Cohaesibacter sp. encodes:
- a CDS encoding MarR family transcriptional regulator — translation MSEFAGVGFILKQINDKLNQYMNIELQPFGLTMTQAKFLRFLKGRKGMDTSQKDIEDYFDIAHSTVIGVLKRLEQKELVTFVEDPTDRRKKLVILLPAEQRIHEQVQRAKKRIDEQMLKGMTEDQIEALEKSLKQLHDNILDLTHNNNKNGPHAI, via the coding sequence ATGTCCGAATTTGCTGGTGTCGGCTTCATCCTCAAACAGATCAACGACAAGCTGAACCAATATATGAATATCGAGCTTCAGCCATTTGGTCTGACCATGACGCAAGCCAAATTTTTGCGCTTTCTCAAAGGCCGGAAAGGCATGGATACGTCCCAAAAGGACATAGAAGACTATTTCGACATTGCCCACTCCACTGTCATTGGCGTTTTGAAACGTCTGGAGCAAAAAGAATTGGTCACCTTTGTCGAGGATCCGACAGACCGGAGAAAGAAGCTGGTCATTCTCCTGCCAGCTGAACAGAGAATCCACGAACAGGTTCAAAGAGCCAAAAAGCGGATTGACGAACAAATGTTAAAAGGCATGACGGAAGACCAGATTGAAGCGCTGGAAAAGAGCCTGAAGCAGCTTCACGACAATATTCTGGATCTGACGCATAACAACAATAAGAACGGACCGCACGCGATATGA
- a CDS encoding MATE family efflux transporter, with protein MKPQDLSKESYLFEKMPVPRAILTNALPTVAGMVVILVYNIADTFFVGQTNDAFQVAAVSLATPVFLLFMATGNLIGIGGTSVISRALGEKRPEFANNVSSFCFYAAWLVGIVFASAFLFCMPQILQAIGVSGNTIEPTRDYLTYVAPSAPFVIMSVAFGNIVRSAGKAKEAMFGMMLGTGLNIILDPIFILYFNMGVGGAAIATLIGNVVSAYYFWRLASSSKTSLSISFADFRIRGVILPVISIGIPAALNNVLMSTSIIVLNNVLSSYGDIAVAAMGVATKVSMIAVLLQIGLGVSIQPLLGYNYGAKNSERFRSILQTTIIYALIMGTVLTLISWLGSGYIVNAFIEDQSVYDQGVRFVKALLLTGPIIGIMFVYINTLQAMGAAKESLILSISRQGFIFIPMIFTLNYFFGLSGVVYAQPVADVMSILISIALVYPHLAKYLPKGDAMSKSAADYESQPVH; from the coding sequence ATGAAACCGCAAGACCTATCCAAAGAGAGTTATCTTTTCGAAAAAATGCCCGTCCCCCGGGCCATTCTCACGAACGCATTGCCAACCGTAGCCGGTATGGTTGTCATTCTGGTATATAACATCGCCGACACATTTTTTGTCGGGCAAACCAATGATGCATTTCAGGTGGCTGCCGTATCTCTGGCAACTCCTGTCTTTCTATTGTTTATGGCGACAGGGAACCTCATCGGCATTGGTGGCACATCCGTCATATCAAGAGCGTTGGGTGAAAAACGTCCCGAATTTGCGAATAATGTCAGCTCCTTCTGTTTTTATGCAGCATGGCTGGTGGGGATAGTCTTTGCGAGCGCCTTCCTGTTTTGCATGCCTCAAATTCTGCAAGCCATCGGAGTGAGCGGCAACACCATCGAGCCGACTCGTGACTATCTGACTTATGTGGCTCCTAGCGCTCCCTTCGTGATCATGAGCGTTGCTTTCGGCAATATCGTCCGTTCTGCGGGCAAGGCCAAAGAAGCCATGTTTGGCATGATGCTGGGCACGGGGCTTAACATCATTCTCGACCCAATCTTCATTCTTTATTTCAATATGGGCGTCGGTGGTGCAGCCATCGCGACGCTGATTGGTAACGTCGTTTCGGCCTACTATTTCTGGCGCCTGGCATCGAGTTCAAAAACGTCCCTGTCGATCAGCTTTGCAGACTTTCGCATTCGTGGCGTCATTCTGCCAGTCATTTCCATCGGTATTCCGGCGGCTTTGAACAATGTCCTGATGAGCACTTCAATCATCGTGCTCAACAATGTGCTGTCGAGTTATGGCGACATTGCCGTTGCAGCAATGGGCGTTGCGACCAAGGTGTCCATGATTGCGGTGTTGTTGCAGATCGGACTTGGTGTCAGCATCCAACCGTTGCTGGGTTATAACTATGGCGCCAAGAACTCAGAACGCTTTCGCTCTATCCTGCAGACCACGATTATCTATGCGTTGATCATGGGCACTGTGTTGACTCTGATCAGTTGGCTCGGATCTGGCTATATCGTGAATGCCTTCATTGAGGACCAGTCGGTTTATGATCAGGGCGTACGCTTCGTTAAAGCCCTGCTGCTAACGGGCCCCATCATCGGCATCATGTTTGTCTATATCAACACTTTGCAGGCCATGGGCGCAGCCAAGGAATCTCTCATTCTTTCCATTAGCCGTCAGGGCTTCATCTTCATACCGATGATCTTCACCCTGAACTATTTCTTCGGCCTCTCTGGCGTGGTTTACGCCCAGCCCGTAGCGGACGTCATGTCGATTCTTATTTCGATTGCTCTGGTCTATCCGCATCTGGCGAAATATCTTCCCAAGGGGGATGCCATGAGCAAATCAGCGGCTGACTATGAAAGTCAGCCCGTGCACTAG
- a CDS encoding biotin/lipoate A/B protein ligase family protein: MHGEYKVHGGKLVVADVEVQDGALSDVQIAGDFFLEPAEALDDICAALEGVSASASVEEMANAINAKLDSDVAMIGFTPESVAIAVRRALGVSKTWRDYEWQIIDSGAVPPAMHLALDDVLAQEVASGRRAPTLRFWEWDRAAIIIGKFQSLRNEVDLDATKEHDVEVIRRVTGGGAMFVEKGTAITYSLYAPTDLVADMSFADSYAFLDNWVLKALNEMGIDAFYKPLNDITSSKGKIGGAAQKRYQRNTVLHHVTMAYDMDAAKMMQVLRIGREKLSDKGTASAAKRVDPVKSQTGMERRAVIDHMKQTFMSLNGGAEGGITPEEFAAAEKLVAEKFSTEEWLNQIP; this comes from the coding sequence ATGCATGGTGAATATAAGGTACATGGCGGAAAGCTGGTCGTTGCAGACGTTGAGGTTCAAGATGGTGCTTTGAGTGACGTTCAGATAGCCGGTGACTTTTTCCTCGAACCTGCAGAAGCTCTGGATGATATCTGCGCAGCCCTTGAAGGTGTGTCCGCGAGCGCGTCCGTTGAAGAAATGGCCAATGCGATCAATGCCAAGTTGGATAGCGATGTCGCAATGATTGGCTTCACTCCTGAATCTGTTGCAATCGCCGTGCGTCGTGCTCTTGGTGTCAGCAAGACCTGGCGCGATTACGAGTGGCAAATTATTGATAGCGGCGCGGTTCCCCCCGCCATGCATCTTGCGCTGGATGATGTGCTTGCCCAAGAAGTCGCATCTGGCCGCCGCGCTCCGACGCTGCGCTTCTGGGAATGGGATCGTGCCGCGATCATCATCGGTAAATTTCAGTCCCTGAGGAATGAAGTAGATTTGGACGCCACCAAAGAACATGACGTTGAAGTCATTCGTCGTGTGACCGGCGGTGGGGCCATGTTCGTGGAGAAGGGGACCGCCATTACCTATTCTCTATATGCGCCGACAGATCTCGTAGCCGATATGAGTTTTGCTGATTCCTATGCCTTTCTCGATAACTGGGTGCTCAAGGCGCTCAATGAAATGGGTATCGATGCCTTTTACAAGCCGCTCAACGATATAACCAGTTCCAAGGGAAAGATTGGCGGCGCGGCACAGAAGCGCTACCAACGCAATACGGTGTTGCACCATGTCACCATGGCCTACGACATGGATGCCGCAAAGATGATGCAGGTGTTGCGTATCGGGCGTGAAAAACTCTCCGATAAAGGCACTGCGAGTGCAGCAAAGCGCGTTGATCCGGTCAAGAGTCAGACCGGCATGGAGAGACGCGCCGTGATTGACCATATGAAGCAAACCTTCATGTCCCTCAATGGGGGAGCCGAGGGTGGAATCACGCCAGAAGAATTTGCGGCTGCAGAAAAGTTGGTGGCCGAGAAATTCAGCACGGAAGAATGGCTGAACCAAATTCCCTGA
- the argE gene encoding acetylornithine deacetylase has product MTQKKAIEFISKLVSFDTNSAKSNLDLINYVKDYLADFDIESTLVYNEDKTKANLFAVIGPKVEGGIILSGHTDCVPVEGQPWDTDPFTVVEKDGYLYGRGVADMKSFSAINLSLVPEMVKADLKKPIILALSYDEEVGCVGAPFMIKEIAEQVPKPAAAIVGEPTLMKMVNAHKGINVYKTTVTGQEAHSSKIHLGVSAVMTAAKLVCFLEGQLNHYKENSYPDSGFEPPYTTVHVGMIEGGTAPNIVSRECTFYWDVRDMPWDNIGDIKERFDAYCAELLEEMRAVEPGCDIVTEVIAAAPPLAPEKEGAAEAICRHLSGQNSGSVVPYGTEGGQFQEVGISTIVCGPGSIDQAHKANEFIKVSEVDKAVDFITKLIALQTKS; this is encoded by the coding sequence GTGACACAAAAAAAAGCAATCGAGTTCATTTCCAAACTGGTGTCATTTGACACCAACTCAGCAAAATCAAATCTCGACCTGATCAATTATGTTAAGGACTATTTGGCCGATTTCGATATTGAAAGCACGCTTGTTTACAATGAAGACAAGACCAAGGCTAACCTTTTTGCAGTTATCGGGCCGAAGGTCGAAGGTGGCATAATTTTAAGTGGCCATACAGACTGTGTCCCCGTTGAGGGACAGCCTTGGGATACCGATCCTTTTACAGTGGTAGAAAAGGATGGCTATCTTTATGGCCGTGGCGTCGCCGATATGAAGAGTTTTTCGGCTATCAATCTGTCGCTTGTTCCGGAGATGGTCAAAGCAGATCTGAAAAAGCCAATCATTCTGGCTCTATCCTATGATGAAGAGGTTGGTTGCGTCGGCGCGCCATTCATGATCAAGGAAATCGCAGAGCAGGTTCCAAAACCAGCCGCGGCCATCGTTGGCGAGCCAACGCTTATGAAGATGGTCAATGCGCATAAGGGCATCAATGTTTACAAGACCACCGTTACCGGACAGGAAGCGCATTCTTCCAAGATCCATCTCGGTGTAAGCGCGGTTATGACCGCAGCGAAACTTGTTTGTTTCCTTGAAGGGCAGCTCAATCACTATAAAGAAAACAGCTATCCTGATAGCGGGTTCGAACCTCCTTATACGACAGTGCATGTGGGTATGATTGAAGGGGGCACCGCACCAAATATTGTTTCTCGCGAATGTACCTTCTATTGGGATGTGCGCGATATGCCTTGGGACAATATCGGCGATATCAAAGAGCGTTTTGATGCCTACTGTGCCGAATTGCTTGAAGAAATGCGTGCTGTTGAACCCGGCTGTGACATCGTCACTGAAGTGATCGCAGCAGCACCACCTCTGGCCCCAGAAAAAGAGGGCGCTGCAGAAGCGATCTGCCGTCACCTTTCCGGTCAGAATAGTGGTAGTGTTGTGCCGTATGGTACCGAGGGTGGCCAATTCCAGGAAGTTGGGATTTCCACGATTGTTTGCGGACCTGGCTCCATCGATCAGGCACACAAAGCCAACGAGTTTATTAAAGTTTCTGAAGTCGACAAGGCGGTGGACTTTATTACCAAACTGATCGCGCTTCAGACAAAAAGCTGA
- a CDS encoding LysR substrate-binding domain-containing protein — translation MRLRQIEAFRATMNSGTITGAANMMAVTQPSVSRLIADLEINLGFRLFERKGSRLQPTEEALRFYQEVERTFAGIDQLEAVADRIRQEQMGLLSIFSTPALATSLMPKVLKNFHELYPDTKVRLEVRMPMEIFTQLQSSAGDVGVSNHAAELPGVIQEPLYDAAFVCVVPKDHRLAKKDVITHGDLDGETLIGLSSEGALNWNKIFKNFREKGIENYNWISTQHAEAGYALVAEGLAIGVLEPFSAKRWMGKGVVIRPLRPKICFSFSICFSANKAKSSVAQDFAKLVRQQLVDEPPLYQD, via the coding sequence ATGCGACTAAGACAGATTGAAGCATTCAGAGCCACGATGAACTCCGGCACGATTACGGGCGCCGCAAATATGATGGCGGTTACACAACCCTCCGTTAGTCGTCTGATCGCGGACTTGGAAATAAATTTGGGATTTCGATTGTTTGAAAGGAAAGGCAGTCGCCTGCAACCGACGGAAGAAGCACTTCGTTTCTATCAGGAGGTCGAACGCACCTTTGCGGGCATCGATCAACTAGAGGCTGTGGCAGATCGAATACGGCAAGAGCAGATGGGACTGCTCAGCATTTTTTCAACGCCCGCGCTTGCAACATCACTTATGCCAAAAGTCCTGAAAAATTTTCACGAATTATACCCAGACACAAAAGTGCGCCTTGAAGTGCGTATGCCTATGGAAATTTTTACACAGCTCCAATCCAGTGCAGGAGACGTCGGTGTTTCCAATCACGCAGCCGAATTACCGGGGGTCATACAGGAACCGCTCTATGATGCGGCTTTTGTGTGTGTGGTGCCGAAGGACCACCGGCTGGCAAAAAAGGACGTCATAACCCACGGCGATCTGGATGGAGAAACCCTGATCGGCCTCTCTTCTGAAGGGGCACTCAACTGGAACAAGATTTTCAAAAATTTTCGTGAAAAAGGAATCGAGAATTATAACTGGATCTCCACACAGCATGCAGAAGCTGGCTATGCACTTGTCGCGGAAGGCCTTGCCATTGGTGTGTTGGAACCCTTTTCAGCCAAACGATGGATGGGAAAAGGTGTTGTGATACGTCCACTCAGGCCGAAAATCTGTTTTTCCTTTTCCATATGCTTTTCAGCAAACAAGGCCAAATCGTCGGTTGCTCAGGATTTTGCCAAACTGGTTCGCCAACAACTGGTCGATGAGCCGCCACTTTATCAAGATTGA